A segment of the Leptolyngbya sp. NIES-3755 genome:
CAGCGCTGATCTGCAAGGGGCAAACCTGAATTGGGCAAATCTTCAAGGGGCAAAACTCAGTGGTGCATCGCTTCGGAGTGCGTTCTTGAGCGAAACGAATTTGGCTGAAGCGTTCCTCAACGGCGTTGATTTACATGGCATTGATTTAACGGGCATCAATCTGAGGGCGGCAAAACTGAGTGGAGCCAATTTGGAGGGTGCGACGTTATCGTTTACAAATTTTCGTGAGGCTCACTTGCAGGGAGCGAATCTTGCTAAGGCGAATTTGACCGGAGCCAATCTAGAAGCAGCTTTCCTGCATGGAGCCAATCTGCAATGGACAAATTTGAGTCGAGCGAATTTGACTCAATCAAACCTGAGTAATATCCGCGTTCTCGGTGTCAAACTCGAAGACACTCAACTTTCTGAAGCGATTTTTTCCGATATCACCCGACGGTATTTGACGCTGGCACAAGAGGAAATGAATCAGTTTCAGTTGCACTAACGAGTCATGCCATTGCGAATGATTGTGCTGAACACATTGTCTGGCAGTACTTTTCGCAAAGTTAGGAAAACTCCACCGAGCCGATCGCAGGAATAACGCAATTGATTCGAGTTGTCGATCGCAGCTTTGTAAATCGTTTGGGCGACGACTTCGGCAGGTTCGCCTTGTTCCCCTGCTCGTTTGAGATTCGATAAGACTCGATTCACAAATTCGTCATACTCGGTAATTTGAGATTTGGCGATATCGGGAGAACGATCGTAGAAATCGGTTTTAATTGGACCGGGTTCAATGATTTTGACGCGAATATTGAATGGCTCCAATTCGTACTGAAGCCCCTCGGAAAAGCCTTCTACCGCCCATTTCGTTGAGTTGTACAGCGTATAAGTCGGAAACGCCATTCGACCCCCGATCGAGGCAATATTGATAATCGTGCCCGATCTACGTTCTCGAAAATGCGGCAAAATCGCTTGTGTCATTTCCATCAAGCCAAACACATTAGTATCGAACTGTTTGCGAATTTGTCCCGGTGAGCAGTTCTCGAATGCGCCAAGTAACGCATAGCCCGCATTATTGACCAGAACATCGATCGAGCCAAATTGCGCCAAAGATTGAGCGATTGCACTTTTGATCGACTCTGAATCGGTCACGTCTAACTTCAGCGGATGAATATTTCCGGTAATCCAATCGGCTTTTTCGGGCGATCGCATGGTGGCGATTACCGTCCAGCCTTTCTGAGCGAACAAGAGCGCCGTCGATCGACCGATTCCCGTCGATGCGCCTGTAATTAGAACCACTTTCGTCATAAGATTCGGGGGTGATTTGGCTTAAATAATGCGATTAATTCTGTACAGTAAACCCGGATGCCATTTGTGTGAAGGGCTGCAAGAAAAATTAGAGCAGATTCACACGATTCCATTTGATTTAGAAATTCGAGATATCACCACAAACGACGATTGGTTTGCGGCATATCAGTATGAGATTCCAGTTTTATACCTCGAAAATCGAATGCTGCCCCGTCCTTCTCCACGATCGACGGTGCAACAATTGGAATCTATGTTACAGAAATATATGTCATCAAACGCTTAAAAAATAGGCGACACCCGATCGGGCAAGGAGTGAATCGATGCAGCTTAGAGAATTATTGGCGAAGCTTCCGGAGATTGGAGAGATTCCTGATCATCCTGCGCTGAATGCTGAAGTGAAGGGTTTAACGACGAATTCGCTTTCCTGTCAGCCTGGAGATTTGTTTATCGGGATGCCGGGTACGCGGGTCGATGGCGGCGATTTTTGGCAAGGCGCGATTTCGAGTGGCGCGATCGCGGCAATTGTGTCTCCTCAAGCCGCAAGTCGAGCAATGGGCGATCCTACATTTCAATCGAATCAGCCACCGCTTGTGATTCCTGCGATCGACATGGCTCAAGTCTGTTCACAATTAGCCACTGCATTCTATGATTTCCCGGCTCAAAAGCTGAAGTTGGTAGGCGTTACAGGCACGAATGGGAAGACGACAACGACGCATTTGATCGAATACTTGTTGGAGCGATCGCAGAAAAATACGGCACTGCTCGGAACGCTTTACACCCGTTGGAAAGGCTTTCAACAAACGGCATTACATACCACTCCGTTTCCAGTGGAATTGCAGCATCAGTTGAAATCAGCGATCGGGGCAGGTTGCGAATTTGCCGTGATGGAAGTGAGTTCTCATGCACTGGCTCAAGGTCGCGTTCTGGGCTGTGAATTTGAAGTGGCAGTGTTCACGAACTTGACTCAAGACCATCTCGATTTTCACCGCGACATGGAGGATTACTTCGCAGCAAAATCGCTGTTGTTCAGTTCGGATTATTTGAACGGTCGAGCCATTGTGAATCTTGATGATTCGTATGGTCAAAAATTAGTCGATCGACTCGATCGCGATTCAGTTTGGACTTACAGCACCCAACAACAAGCTGATCTTTGGACAAGTGATTTGAACTATGAATCCGATGGCGTGAGTGGAACATTACACACTCCAATGGGCGATGCTGCTTTCAAATCGCCGCTAGTCGGACAGTTCAATTTGGCGAATTTACTAGCAGCAGTGGGCGCAGGATTGCAACTCGGACTGGAATTAAGCTCGATCGTTGAAGCGCTTCCTAGATTTACTGGAGTTCCCGGACGCATGGAGCAAGTGCAGATCAAGTCCGACCAAGATATCAGCGTGATTGTAGACTATGCTCACACGCCTGATAGTTTGGAGAATATGTTGAAAGCTTCTCGTCCATTTATTCCAGGACAAATGATTTGTGTGTTTGGATGTGGCGGAGATCGCGATCGGACTAAGCGTCCAAAGATGGGGAACATTGCTGCAACATTAGCCGATTACGTGATCGTGACTTCTGACAATCCCAGAACTGAAGATCCACAGCGGATTTTGGATGATGTGGTTGCTGGAATTTCAAGCGAAGTGAATCCGACTGTAATTGCCGATCGCGCAACTGCAATTAGAACCGCGATTTTACAAGCGAAACCAGGCGATGGAGTGTTAATTGCTGGAAAAGGACATGAAGACTATCAGATTTTAGGAACAGAAAAAATTCATTTTGACGATCGAGAACAAGCGCGGGCAGCATTAATTGATCGTTTCGGTTAAATCAAAAGATAGAGGCAATTCAGCGGGTTGTCTCTATCAGGTCAATCTTTTTCAACGGGTCAAAATTCATGTCTCGATCGAGCGCATTACGCTACTACGTTTTTTCCCGATTGTTGTTAGCTCCATTAATGTTGTGGCTGATTACAACGATCGTCTTTTTTCTACTTCGTGCAACTCCCGGCGATCCAGTCGATGCCCTTCTCGGACCAAGAGCACCCCAAGCCGCGAAAGATGCACTTCGAGAGCGATTGGGCTTGAATAAATCTCTCTTCTTTCAGTACTTAGACTATATCGGGTCATTGTTCCGATTTGATCTAGGACAATCTCTGACGGCAGATGATCAATCGGTTTGGCAAATTATTGGTGATTTCTTTCCTGCAACCGTTGAACTCACGATCGTATCTTTAGCGATCGCATTAGTTGTCGGTATCACGGTTGGTGCAATTTCCGCTTCTCGTCCCAATACCGCGATCGATGCAGGTGGAAGACTCTTTGGCATCATTACTTATTCCATTCCAATGTTCTGGTTTGGGATGGTGTTGCAGCTTATCTTTGCAGTTGGATTGAAATGGTTTCCGCTCGGTACAAGATTCCCGGTGACGATCGCACCTCCGACCCAAATCACAGGAATTTATACGATCGATAGTCTCCTCAGCAGCAACCTCAGTCAATGTCTAACCGCTCTTTACTATCTCGCCTTACCTTCAATCACTTTAGGCGTTCTCATTAGCGGCATTTTCGAGCGGATTGTTCGCGTCAATCTTAGACAAACCTTACAAGCTGAATACGTCGAGGCTGCCCGCGCACGAGGAATTCCAGAATCGAAAATCCTGATCAATCATGCCTTGAAGAATGCCATGATTCCAGTCATTACGATTCTGGGTCTCACTTTAGCTGCGTTGTTAGGGGGAGCCATTCTCACTGAGGTAACATTCTCGTGGCCCGGACTCGCGAATCGGCTCTACCGAGCGATCGGACAACGAGACTATCCGACAGTTCAAGGCATCGTTGTTTTCTTTGCGGCAATTGTTGCGATCGCAAGTATCGCGATCGACATTATCAACGCCTATATCGATCCTCGAATCCGCTACTAGCGAGGTGCACAAGCAACAGGCAACGGTGCAGAAGCTTGCGGAGAACTCAAGTTATAAGCAGCAGGAAAGGACGAGTTGTTCTGACGCTCTTGGGCAGCGTTCAAGTTCATTTTTGCTTCATGCCCAGAAGTTCCCGCAGGTCCATTCGCACGAAACGCGATCGCTGCACTCGGATTGTTCGCATCAAACTGACGAGTTGGGATTGTAGCCTGCGTCCCTGAGTTTCTACCCCCGTTGTAAGCCGCAGCGTAATTACTCCGTTGCGCTTCAACGGCATTCAAGTTCATTTTTGCTTCGTGTCCAGAAGTTCCCGCAGGTCCATTCGCACGAAACGCGATCGCTGCACTCGGATTGTTCGCATCAAACTGACGATTCGGAGTCACGCTTTGTACGGTGTCGATCGGTCCGCCAACTCCGCCCGTCACATAAGTACAATTGTCCGTTGTCTGAACTTGAGGATTCACGCGATTAATATCGCCATTGTTCACGACACCTTGAGCAAATGCAGGGAGCGCCATTAATGCAGCCGTGCCCGTTGCGCCGAGAACAGCCAAAGTCCGTTGTGCAAAATTCATGCGATCGAGAGTGTTCATGGGTTTCCTCAAAAGAACTAGGGTGTAAAAATCTTAGAAAATCTGTATTTCTCTATACCCTTTAACTGTAAGAAGGAAACCCGATCAGTTGCTCTGTCTTTCGAGGTTAGTGCGGCTCTGTCAACAGTAGGAAACACTCAAAAGCTTAATCTACTCCGGTGACGGGTCTAATTGTTGGAGCAAATCAGCGATCGACAAAACTGGAATTAGGGTCGTTTGAAAATCTCTTGGATTGCGAGTAATGATTGCATCTAATTCCTCAGCGAGAGCAGAAGCGATCTGACCGGCATCTTCAAAATCAGCAAGTCTGGAATCAAAAGCAGCTTCAAGAATTAATTGAGTCACTGGACAAGCGGTGAGCAACGCGAGTGTTCTCTGAAGAATTTGTCTTGCCTCATCTCGACTTTGAGTTTGCCGTCTACAAATGTAAAAAATATCTGTTGCGCTTGATGCAGAAAAAAAGCCTTCAACTCGATCATCAGCGATCGCATCAAAAAGCTGTCTACTCTCTAAATAAAATGGCTCACGTTCAAGGAAAAAATCGAGAATGATATTCGTATCGAGCAAAATTCTCACGTCAGATATTTCTCCACCAACCGTTCTTCGCGCATTGCGTCAATTTCTTCATCAGTTGGCGTAGGTTTACCTGGTCGCTTTAGGCAACCCTGAAGTTGTTCGACTAAGGCTCGCTTGTGGAGTTGGGCGGGCTTCTCAGGATGAGTTAGGTCTTGTTGCAACGATCGCGTAATGGTATTCAGCAAAGACAGCCGCTCTGAGATTGATAGCTGGTGGACTTGCTGCTCAAGTTCTTTTAAGGTCATCGTTGTCTGACGAAATTCGCTGATTTTAGCGTAGCACTGCGATCGCGCTTAATCTCATGGAGTGGTTTGCAATCATTCAAAGCAACACATCCTGGAACTCCCTTGCTGATGTATGGGGAATTTTCAGCCGAAGTTCCAGAGTCGATCCATTGCGTTATCAAATCAATTCTCTAATTGAATTCCCCGAATCGAATAGTCTAGCAATTGCATTGGGTGGAGAACAGGGACAGATTTTCCTTGCAGTTTCAAATGGCGGGAGATCTGTACATAACATCCGATGTTTGCAGAAGCAATGACACTCGCACCTGTATTGGTCAAGTTCTCTACTTTCTGCTGTCCCAATTCGTTCGCGACTTCTGGCTGAAGAATGTTGTAAATCCCTGCACTTCCACAACAAAGCGCTGCGTCTACAGGTTCTCGTAGTTTTACTCCTGGAATCTTCCGCAACAACTGACGCGGTTGAACACTGATTTTTTGACCATGCAACATGTGACACGCGTCTTGATAAACCAGTGTTAAAGGCTCGTCTTGTAGCGGTGACAGTTTTGCGGTTAAGCCGACTTCAGCTAAGAATTCTTGAACATCTCGAATCTTACGGACAAAGGCTTCTGCTTTTTCACGATAGTTCGGATCATCTTGCAAAATATGACCATATTCTTTCAAGGTATGACCGCAGCCTGAAGCATTGATCAAGACAAAATCGGCTCCAGTTTTATCAAAAGTATCGATCGTTTGTCGGGCGAATTGTTTGGCTTGTTCTTCTTGTCCTTGATGATGAGATAAAGCACCACAACAGCCTTGAACTTGAGGCACAACGACTTCACAACCATTTGCCGTGAGTACCCGCACCGTTGCATCATTCACATCTGGATTGAACAATCGCTGAACACAGCCTAGAAGCATTCCGACGCGATAACGCTTTTCACCTTGAGCGGGAATCAATGCAGGAATTGAATCGGTGAAAGCTCCAGCAGGAATTTCTGGCAGAATCGCTTCCATTGCTGAGAGTTGAGGCGCGATCGCATTTAAAAATCCCAGCGACCTGACAATTTTCTGAAGCCCTGATTTCTGATACAAGCCCAAGGGACGCAACAAAGTTCGCATTCGATCGGGATACGGAAACACCGAAAAAATGAACTTCCGTAATAGTGTTTGAGCAATCGATCGAGGTTCTTTCCGTTCAATCTGTGGACGAGTCGCAGCAATCAACTTGTCATACTGCACACCAGAAGGACAAGTCGTAACACACGCCAAACAGCCCAAACAAGAATCGAAATGTTGCACTGTTGCTGGATTCAGCGGAATTTCACCTTCATTGATGCCGTCCATCAAGTAGATGCGTCCTCTAGGCGAATCCATCTCTTTCCCGATCACTCGGTAGCTCGGACAAGTTGATAAACAAAAGCCACAATGCACACAAGAATCGATCAGCTTCGGATCGGGAGGATTGTGGGCATCAAAGCCTGGATTGGTTACTGGGTCAGAGGTTTGCATTTCTAAATTCCGCCTACAAAACGGTGAGGACTGAGTAAATTTTGAGGGTCAAATTGGGATTTAATTCGCTGCATGAAACCGAGCGCATTTCCAGAGTATCCCCAGACTTCTAGCTGTTGTTTGAACTCGATCGAGGCTTGCAATACCGAGAGATATCCACCTGTCGCTTCACAAATCGATCGTACTTCTAGAAGTTGAGTTGATCGAGCTTCTGAAAGGCTCAATCGTCCAATGCCGCTTCCTGCATGAATCAGAACTTCCGCAGCGGGTAAAAGCGCAGTGATTTGATTCAGCACCGAAACCGCTTCAGTCGGCTTTACTCCTATTTTGCAAACGATCGAGTCACTTTGGACAGATGAATTAATTTGATTTGTGAGACGTTGCCATACATCCGAGTCCGCTGGCTCAGAAATCGTTAAATTCAAGGCTTTTCCAACTTCGGTCAATCGTGCAATCTGCTGTTCAACACTTTCTGCAATGCTCTGAAATCGAACAAGCAAGCTAGAAGACTTTGGCAATTCTAATGCTGACGAGATTGATTCTGATAATAGATTAACACTCACAGGCGTTAATGCTGAACTCAATAGCGTTTGAGTCGCTTGCTCTAATGAATCTAAACCACCACTGAGAGTGATCGATCGAGAAACCGCAGGAATCGGATAAACCCGAACGGTCGCTTGCGTCAAAATTCCCAAAGTCCCATACGACCCAGTGAATAGCTTCATTAAATCGTAACCCGCCACATTTTTTACGACTCGTCCGCCTGCTTTAACGATCTCGCCATCCGATCGAACAAATGTAATTCCCAACAACATATCGCGAACGCTGTTGTAACGATGTCTAAGTGATCCAGAATCCGCCGTTGCAATGACACCACCCAAAGTTGCACGATCGCTAAAGATTGGATCGATCGCGCAAAACTGCCCCGCTTTTCCCACGATCGATTGAAGTTCCGCAAACGAAATTCCTGCTTCAGCCGTCACAGTTAAATCGCCTTCTGCATGTTCAATTAAGCGATCGAGCTTTTCGGTACTCACCACCAAAGCGACTGAATCGATCACGCCACCCCAGTGCAGCTTCGTCGCATGACCACAGGGAAGAATCTGCCACTGATTGCGATGAGCACAAGACACGATCGCGCTTAATTCCTCAACGGTTGAAGGAGACACCCATGCGACTTGATCGGGATGAATCAGCGATCGAGACAATTGTGCTTGCTGAAATTCTGTCAGTGAATCCCACGTCCGTACCGATACGGGCGAGATCGCGGATTCGAGCATTTGAAAAAGAGTTGGCATCCGTAAAAATGGGGCAGACAACACAGAAATTGGGAAATCTCTTAGATAGAAATAATGAGAGATTTATGAAAAGATTTCGATCCACATCCTATTATCTAGGGAATAATGCGCTTATGTTCAAGGCGAAAGGTAATCATGAGCATTGATAGAAGTGCGGAATGTCTCCTACAGTCTCATGATTTCCTCTTTTTTACCTACAGCGACGATCGATGCAACAGATAGACGCGCCGCCCAGTCTAGTCCAACTCCAAACGCTTCTCAGTCAGTGCGATTCTGAAGCGTCTCAAGCTGCCTTGTCAGAGCTACAGGCAACGATTTCTGCCCTGCAACAAGAACTTCAAGCGGAACGATCGGCTCGACAAGAAGCTGAGAACAATCGATTGCTCTTACAAATGACGATCGAGGGAGTAGTAGACGGAATTTTGGCGATCGACCAACAAGGGAATCTTCTCAGTGCGAATCAACACTTTCGCCAGCAGTGGAATGTTCAAGAGCCTGTCCCCCTTCACGAGTCGCAACTTCTAGAACAAACAGCTTCGATGCTGATTGAATCCGATCAACTCCGAAATCAAGTTCAACTCGAATCGGAACATCCTAGGATCGAAGGTCACACGATTCTTCAACTCAAAGACGGTCGCATTCTAGAGCGATTCTCCAAACCTCTGTGGCACAATCACGAGATTCGGGGTCGGGTAATTAGTATTCGCGATATCACCGAACAGACCCGCGCTCAGAAGAATCTGGCTGCAAGTGAAAAGCTGTTACGCACGGTTGTGACCAATACTCCCACGATACTTTATGCGATCGATCAAAACGGCATTTACACGCTTTCTGAAGGGAAAGGTCTGGAAGCGCTGGGATTGAAAGCGGGCGCATTAGTTGGAAAATCAACCTACGAATTCTATCGGGAGTATCCAACAATTATTCGAGATGTCGATCGCGTTTTAGCAGGAGAAGAACACCGATCGATTCTCGAATTTCAAGGGATTTTCTATGACAATCGTGCCACTCCGATTCGCAATTCTGACGGTGAAGTGATCGGAATGATTGGAGTGGCAACCGATGTGACGGCTCAGAGACAAGCCGAAATCGAGCTACAGGAAACTAAGCAAGATTTGGCGATTCGAGTTGAACTGAGAACCGTTGAACTGAAAGCGGCAAATGCAAAATTGCAGAAAGAAGTCGCCCAGCGAAGAGCGATCGAACAAAGTCTGCGAGATAAACAAAGCGGTCTGCAAATTCTTAATCAAATTTCGCAAGGGGTGACAGCCGGATTATCAGTGAATGACTTGATCAAATTAACGATCGACCAAACCGCTGCAAGGTTTACGAATGTTCGAGTGCTATACGGAGTCATCGACAATCGCCACTTCAATGCAATCTATTCCGTTCAACCTGCGGATATGCCTGCGATGAACGGAATTGTCGAAGGACTGTACCTGACTCCGCAGTATTTCGAGATGATTCAGCGAAAAGAAACTGCACTGATTGAAGATGTCTTACAAGAGCCTGCCTTTGCACCGATGGTGGGCGATATGATGAGACGGAGAACACGAGCGATCGCCATGGTCACAGTGCAACATTCCGCAGAGCAAATCGGAATTCTAGCGCTGAATGCTCCGTATCCAAAACGCTGGACAACTTGTGAAGTCGAAACGATTCAAGAATTGGCAGATTATTTGTCGATCGTGTTGCAAAAAGTTCGGGCACAAGAAGAACGCACCCAAGCCGAAGAGCGGCTGAAATTATTTGAATCCGTGGTCGTGAATGGAAACGATGGCGTAATTATCACCGATGCAGATTTGAAAGATCCGAAGATTAGCTATGTGAACGCAGCATTTGTGCGAATGTCTGGATACACCGCAGAAGAAGCGATCGGAAAAACGCCTCGAATTCTCCAAGGTGAAAAAACAAATCGATCGCAGCTTGTCAAAGTTCGGACAGCAATGCAAGAAGGACGATCGATTCAAGTTGAACTCGTGAATTATCACAAAGATGGTTCTGAATATTGGGTGGATCTCAACGTCGTTCCCATTTCAGATTCGCGTGGAAATCTGACTCATTTTGTTGCCCTACAGCGCGATATTACCGATCGAAAATGGTCAGAAAAAGCGTTAATTACCACTCAAGCGCGATTGAAATATTTGCTCTCTTCGAGTCCTTCAGTCATTTATACCTGTCAGCCCAATCGGAATCGTGCTTGCACATTTGTCAGCGAAAATATCACTCAGCAATTCGGCTACGAAATTTGGCAATATCTCAAAGATCCGCATTTTTGGATCGACCACATTCATCCAGAAGATTTATCGATCGTACTCGAACATGTCGATCGATTACTCGAAGTCGGAGAAGCCACTTGTGAATACCGATTTTTACATCAAGATGGCTCTTATCGCTGGTTGCGCGACAGCATGAAGCTGTTAAATGATCAATCGATCGAGGTCATTGGTTCCGTTGTTGATATTAGCGATCGTAAATGGGCAGAAGATCAAATTCGTGCCTCACTTGACGAAAAAGAAGTGATGCTGAAAGAAATTCATCACCGTGTGAAAAATAACCTGCAAGTCGTGTCGAGTTTACTCAAGTTACAAGCAGGTTACATTCAAGATAAACGCATCATCGAAGTATTTAAGGAGAGCCAAAACCGAGTCAGCGCAATGGCACTCATCCATGAAAAGCTGTACCAATCTGAAGATCTCGCAAAAACTCACTTTTCAGAGTATATTCAGAGCTTAACGACTGCTCTATTCCGCTCCTATTCGGCAAATTCCCGCGCCATCGAACTTCATCTGAATGTTCAAGAGGTGAGATTAAGCATTGATACAGCAATTCCCTGCGGATTAATTATCAATGAACTCGTCTCCAACTCTTTGAAATATGCCTTTCCCAGTGG
Coding sequences within it:
- a CDS encoding signal transduction histidine kinase (similar to AA sequence:cyanobase_aa:LBDG_09720), which produces MQQIDAPPSLVQLQTLLSQCDSEASQAALSELQATISALQQELQAERSARQEAENNRLLLQMTIEGVVDGILAIDQQGNLLSANQHFRQQWNVQEPVPLHESQLLEQTASMLIESDQLRNQVQLESEHPRIEGHTILQLKDGRILERFSKPLWHNHEIRGRVISIRDITEQTRAQKNLAASEKLLRTVVTNTPTILYAIDQNGIYTLSEGKGLEALGLKAGALVGKSTYEFYREYPTIIRDVDRVLAGEEHRSILEFQGIFYDNRATPIRNSDGEVIGMIGVATDVTAQRQAEIELQETKQDLAIRVELRTVELKAANAKLQKEVAQRRAIEQSLRDKQSGLQILNQISQGVTAGLSVNDLIKLTIDQTAARFTNVRVLYGVIDNRHFNAIYSVQPADMPAMNGIVEGLYLTPQYFEMIQRKETALIEDVLQEPAFAPMVGDMMRRRTRAIAMVTVQHSAEQIGILALNAPYPKRWTTCEVETIQELADYLSIVLQKVRAQEERTQAEERLKLFESVVVNGNDGVIITDADLKDPKISYVNAAFVRMSGYTAEEAIGKTPRILQGEKTNRSQLVKVRTAMQEGRSIQVELVNYHKDGSEYWVDLNVVPISDSRGNLTHFVALQRDITDRKWSEKALITTQARLKYLLSSSPSVIYTCQPNRNRACTFVSENITQQFGYEIWQYLKDPHFWIDHIHPEDLSIVLEHVDRLLEVGEATCEYRFLHQDGSYRWLRDSMKLLNDQSIEVIGSVVDISDRKWAEDQIRASLDEKEVMLKEIHHRVKNNLQVVSSLLKLQAGYIQDKRIIEVFKESQNRVSAMALIHEKLYQSEDLAKTHFSEYIQSLTTALFRSYSANSRAIELHLNVQEVRLSIDTAIPCGLIINELVSNSLKYAFPSGETGSIYIELNAQEEPAFDRIHYSLIVGDNGRGFPSDLDFRNTKSLGLQLVCTLIRQLRGEIDLSSESGVRFTITFCEQKIRV